The following proteins come from a genomic window of Scomber japonicus isolate fScoJap1 chromosome 4, fScoJap1.pri, whole genome shotgun sequence:
- the birc5b gene encoding baculoviral IAP repeat-containing protein 5b, with product MASIDALATRFYSYDKMYRQDLREQTFADWPFREECNCTPEKMAKAGFVHCPSENEPDVACCFFCLIELEGWEPDDDPWSEHTKRSPNCGFVTLKKDFTELTVAELYHMEKERLRVYVRKVCHKKMAYLRDNIDHTHESLKSQLDSV from the exons ATGGCCAGCATAGATGCATTAGCAACTAGGTTTTACTCATATGACAAAATGTACCGTCAAGATTTACGAGAGCAAACTTTTGCAGACTGGCCATTTCGAGAAGAATGTAACTGCACGCCTGAAAAG atGGCAAAGGCTGGGTTTGTCCACTGCCCTAGTGAGAATGAACCTGATGTTGCCTGCTGTTTCTTCTGTCTGATTGAGCTTGAGGGCTGGGAGCCAGATGATGACCCCTG GTCTGAACACACAAAACGCTCACCTAACTGTGGATTCGTAACCTTGAAGAAAGACTTCACAGAGCTAACTGTGGCTGAATTATATCACATGGAAAAAGAGAGGCTGAGGGTCTACGTT AGAAAGGTTTGCCATAAGAAGATGGCCTATTTGCGAGATAACATAGACCATACGCATGAGAGCCTTAAATCCCAGTTGGACTCTGTATGA
- the neurod4 gene encoding neurogenic differentiation factor 4: protein MMTKPFGKNGDVSELVSSLGWLEEDGSSQDGEESPEMMGHHGLNAGIHSCTELGSEDIEEEEEEDDEEEIGLNGENAPKRRGPKKKKMTKARQERFRARRMKANARERSRMHGLNDALESLRRVMPCYSKTQKLSKIETLRLARNYIWALSEVLESGQSTETHGFVEMLCKGLSQPTSNLVAGCLQLGPSSMILNKLEDKCGGPVLGGVGAQGGHPLSYPSPGLPSPPYGSLEASHLLHMKGFKGSAYDNPSPNECSSGTPPYDGPLTPPLSISGNFALKQEPSPHDSERNYTTHPGHHAHYLSSHHYATSTPGGLTGGPQGHPLFQASRYELPLDVAFDPFTPSHLVSSQMGSI, encoded by the coding sequence ATGATGACCAAACCATTTGGAAAGAATGGAGATGTCAGTGAGCTGGTGAGCTCCCTCGGCTGGCTGGAGGAGGATGGTAGCTCCCAGGATGGAGAAGAAAGCCCGGAGATGATGGGACACCATGGCCTGAATGCAGGGATTCACTCCTGCACAGAATTGGGTAGTGAGGatatagaggaggaagaggaagaggatgatgaggaggagattGGACTAAATGGAGAAAATGCTCCCAAAAGGAGAGGccctaagaagaagaagatgaccAAAGCTAGACAGGAGAGGTTTCGTGCCCGGCGGATGAAGGCCAATGCCAGAGAACGCTCACGCATGCACGGCCTGAACGATGCCTTGGAAAGTCTGCGCAGAGTGATGCCCTGCTACTCCAAGACACAAAAGCTGTCAAAGATTGAGACTCTCCGGCTGGCCCGCAACTACATCTGGGCTCTGTCAGAAGTGCTTGAGAGTGGCCAGTCCACAGAAACCCATGGCTTTGTAGAGATGCTGTGTAAAGGTCTGTCTCAGCCCACCAGTAACCTAGTGGCTGGCTGCCTGCAGTTGGGACCCTCTTCTATGATACTCAACAAGCTGGAGGACAAGTGTGGAGGCCCAGTATTGGGTGGTGTGGGGGCTCAGGGTGGCCATCCCCTCAGCTACCCATCCCCAGGCCTTCCTAGCCCCCCTTATGGCTCCTTGGAGGCATCCCATCTCCTCCATATGAAGGGATTCAAGGGGTCAGCCTATGACAACCCCTCCCCTAACGAGTGCAGCAGCGGCACCCCACCATACGATGGTCCCCTCACTCCCCCCCTCAGTATCAGTGGCAACTTTGCCCTGAAGCAGGAGCCTTCTCCCCATGACTCAGAGAGGAACTACACAACCCACCCAGGCCACCATGCCCATTACCTCTCGTCCCACCATTATGCCACCTCCACGCCTGGTGGCCTAACAGGGGGGCCTCAGGGCCACCCACTCTTTCAGGCATCACGCTATGAGCTGCCCCTAGATGTGGCCTTTGACCCCTTCACTCCCTCTCACCTGGTCTCCTCTCAGATGGGCAGCATCTGA